A genomic segment from Bubalus kerabau isolate K-KA32 ecotype Philippines breed swamp buffalo chromosome 21, PCC_UOA_SB_1v2, whole genome shotgun sequence encodes:
- the ZBTB14 gene encoding zinc finger and BTB domain-containing protein 14 encodes MEFFISMSETIKYNDDDHKTLFLKTLNEQRLEGEFCDIAIVVEDVKFRAHRCVLAACSTYFKKLFKKLEVDSSSVIEIDFLRSDIFEEVLNYMYTAKISVKKEDVNLMMSSGQILGIRFLDKLCSQKRDVSSPDENNGQSKSKYCLKINRPIGDAADPQDDDVEEIGDQDDSPSDDTVEGTPPSQEDGKSPTTTLRVQEAILKELGSEEVRKVNCYGQEVESMETPESKDLGSQTPQALAFNDGMSEVKDEQTPGWTTAASDMKFEYLLYGHHREQIACQACGKTFSDEGRLRKHEKLHTADRPFVCEMCTKGFTTQAHLKEHLKIHTGYKPYSCEVCGKSFIRAPDLKKHERVHSNERPFACHMCDKAFKHKSHLKDHERRHRGEKPFVCGSCTKAFAKASDLKRHENNMHSERKQVTPSAMQSETEQLQAAAMAAEAEQQLETIACS; translated from the exons ATG GAGTTTTTCATCAGTATGTCTGAAACCATTAAATATAATGACGATGATCATAAAACTCTGTTTCTGAAAACACTCAACGAGCAACGCTTGGAAGGAGAATTTTGCGACATCGCGATTGTGGTTGAGGATGTGAAGTTCAGAGCGCACAGGTGTGTTCTTGCTGCCTGCAGCACCTACTTTAAAAAGCTTTTCAAGAAACTTGAGGTAGATAGTTCCTCAGTAATAGAAATAGATTTCCTCCGTTCTGATATATTTGAAGAGGTCCTGAATTACATGTACACGGCAAAGATCTCCGTGAAAAAAGAAGATGTTAACTTAATGATGTCATCCGGTCAGATTCTCGGCATCCGGTTCCTGGATAAACTTTGCTCTCAGAAGCGGGACGTGTCCAGCCCGGACGAAAACAACGGTCAGTCGAAAAGCAAGTACTGCCTGAAGATCAACCGCCCCATTGGGGATGCTGCCGACCCCCAGGATGACGACGTGGAGGAAATCGGAGACCAGGACGACAGCCCCTCGGATGACACGGTAGAAGGCACCCCCCCGAGTCAGGAGGACGGCAAGTCGCCCACGACGACGCTCAGGGTGCAGGAGGCCATCCTGAAAGAGCTGGGCAGCGAGGAGGTACGGAAGGTCAACTGCTACGGCCAGGAGGTAGAGTCCATGGAGACCCCCGAGTCCAAGGACCTGGGGTCCCAGACCCCTCAGGCCTTAGCATTTAACGACGGGATGAGCGAAGTGAAGGATGAGCAGACCCCAGGCTGGACCACGGCGGCCAGCGACATGAAGTTCGAGTACCTGCTGTACGGGCACCACCGGGAGCAGATCGCCTGCCAGGCGTGCGGGAAGACGTTTTCGGACGAGGGTAGGCTGAGGAAGCACGAGAAGCTGCACACGGCCGACCGGCCCTTCGTGTGCGAGATGTGCACCAAGGGCTTCACCACGCAGGCCCATCTGAAGGAGCACCTGAAGATCCACACGGGCTACAAGCCCTACAGCTGCGAGGTGTGCGGCAAGTCGTTCATCCGCGCCCCGGACTTGAAGAAGCACGAGCGGGTGCACAGCAACGAGCGGCCCTTCGCCTGCCATATGTGCGACAAGGCCTTCAAGCACAAGTCCCACCTCAAGGACCATGAGCGCCGTCACCGCGGCGAGAAGCCCTTTGTGTGCGGCTCCTGCACCAAGGCCTTCGCCAAGGCGTCCGACCTGAAGCGGCATGAGAACAACATGCACAGCGAGCGCAAGCAGGTCACCCCCAGCGCCATGCAGAGCGAGACCGAGCAGCTGCAGGCGGCGGCCATGGCTGCGGAGGCCGAGCAGCAGCTGGAGACCATCGCCTGCAGCTAG